A window of Streptomyces sp. N50 contains these coding sequences:
- a CDS encoding iron ABC transporter permease, with amino-acid sequence MPQPLLLLGLLLLLGLSLVCGVGLGAAGIGTADMFRFLWAGVTGGTVHASDAAAYTIVWEIRLPRVVLAAVVGAGLSAVGVAVQAMVRNALADPFVLGISSGAAVGANAVILLGAFAGLGVWALSVSAFASALAAMVLVYAVARSPHGLTPLRLILTGTALAYGFEAVTTVMVFGAARGEAARSAMMWLLGSLGGATWTQVPVAAVTVAAGWAWLRWRAESLNALAMGDETSAALGVQPARLRRELFLVTAAVTGTVVAVSGAIGFVGLMVPHLVRMLVGADHRKVLAVAPLAGAVLLVWADVLSRLLLAPAELPVGVITAVVGVPAFLLLMRRGGYAFGGS; translated from the coding sequence ATACCCCAACCCCTTCTGCTGCTCGGGCTGTTGCTCCTGCTCGGACTATCCCTCGTGTGCGGCGTCGGTCTCGGCGCTGCCGGGATCGGCACGGCGGACATGTTCCGGTTCCTGTGGGCCGGGGTCACCGGCGGGACCGTGCACGCCTCCGACGCCGCCGCGTACACGATCGTCTGGGAGATCCGGCTGCCACGGGTCGTCCTCGCGGCCGTCGTCGGCGCCGGACTCTCGGCCGTCGGCGTGGCCGTCCAGGCCATGGTCCGCAACGCGCTCGCCGACCCGTTCGTGCTCGGCATCTCCTCGGGCGCCGCGGTCGGCGCCAACGCCGTCATCCTGCTGGGCGCGTTCGCGGGACTGGGCGTGTGGGCGCTGTCGGTGTCGGCCTTCGCCTCGGCACTCGCGGCCATGGTCCTCGTCTACGCCGTGGCCCGCTCGCCGCACGGTCTCACGCCGCTGCGGCTCATCCTGACGGGGACCGCGCTGGCGTACGGCTTCGAAGCCGTCACCACCGTGATGGTGTTCGGCGCGGCCCGGGGCGAGGCGGCCCGCTCGGCGATGATGTGGCTGCTCGGGAGCCTGGGCGGAGCGACCTGGACGCAGGTGCCGGTGGCCGCCGTGACCGTGGCGGCCGGCTGGGCGTGGCTGCGATGGCGCGCGGAGTCGCTCAACGCGCTCGCCATGGGGGACGAGACGTCCGCCGCGCTCGGCGTCCAACCCGCCCGGCTGCGCCGGGAGTTGTTCCTCGTGACCGCCGCCGTCACCGGGACCGTGGTCGCGGTCAGCGGAGCCATCGGCTTCGTCGGGCTGATGGTGCCGCACCTCGTACGGATGCTCGTCGGCGCCGATCACCGCAAGGTCCTCGCGGTCGCGCCGCTCGCCGGAGCCGTGCTCCTGGTGTGGGCGGACGTCCTGTCCCGGCTGCTGCTGGCGCCCGCCGAACTGCCGGTCGGCGTGATCACGGCGGTCGTGGGAGTGCCCGCGTTCCTGCTGCTGATGCGGCGCGGCGGCTATGCCTTCGGGGGGAGTTGA
- a CDS encoding aminoglycoside phosphotransferase family protein, which translates to MEQSHPPAEVGEIPLPGGRITPGVVRVGDTVRRPVTQASPFVTRLLRHLEQRGFPGAPRHLGRDEAGRDTFTYLPGHVPARFQYWTDTQVTAAGALLRSLHDATRGSALAGPCAVVCHHDPGPNNTVFRDGLPYAFIDFDTAAPGDPLEDVGYAAWTWCVSSRPTAPPAAVQAAQVRVLADAYGLDASDRRKLVDAMLNRQTRNASWWRARLSRSEHAASDDELTDARVNWSEREYAHTSAHRPAFESALREPSPAHRKNPDSASTP; encoded by the coding sequence GTGGAGCAGTCGCACCCGCCCGCCGAAGTCGGCGAAATCCCTTTGCCCGGAGGCCGCATCACCCCCGGCGTCGTACGAGTCGGCGACACGGTCCGCCGCCCCGTCACGCAGGCCTCGCCCTTCGTCACGCGGCTCCTGCGCCACCTCGAACAGCGCGGGTTCCCCGGAGCGCCACGCCACCTCGGCCGCGACGAAGCCGGACGCGACACCTTCACCTACCTGCCCGGCCATGTGCCCGCGCGCTTCCAATACTGGACCGACACGCAGGTCACCGCGGCCGGCGCCCTGCTCCGTTCCCTGCACGACGCCACGCGTGGCAGCGCGCTCGCCGGACCGTGCGCCGTCGTCTGCCATCACGACCCCGGGCCCAACAACACCGTGTTCCGCGACGGCCTGCCCTACGCCTTCATCGACTTCGACACCGCCGCTCCCGGCGACCCCCTCGAAGACGTCGGATACGCGGCCTGGACCTGGTGCGTCTCCTCCCGTCCCACCGCCCCGCCCGCGGCAGTGCAAGCAGCCCAAGTACGAGTCCTCGCCGATGCCTACGGGCTCGACGCCTCCGACCGCCGCAAGCTCGTCGACGCGATGCTCAACCGGCAGACGCGTAACGCGAGTTGGTGGCGAGCACGACTCAGCCGATCCGAACACGCGGCCAGCGACGACGAGTTGACCGACGCCCGCGTCAACTGGTCCGAGCGGGAGTACGCCCACACGTCCGCCCATCGGCCCGCGTTCGAGAGCGCACTGCGCGAGCCCTCCCCCGCTCATCGGAAGAATCCCGACTCCGCCAGCACCCCGTAG
- a CDS encoding helix-turn-helix transcriptional regulator — protein MATTNHFGIALRGWRERVSPRDSGLEAGGDRRIPGLRRKELARLAGLSVDYVVRLEQGRARNPSAQVVTALARALRLEPSERDHLFRCAHLAPPSAGNVSRHVPARVHRLMGQLVGNPTAVFAADWTLISWNGMWNELVGDPRTYGWSELNLVAGMFRSSDGRRREPIAAWPVRSWAGDEVEEEDLVADLRLTAAAHPHDARLAAFIDRMLDDSPRFARLWSNGTARTNVGDRKTVEHPRVGDINLDLDVLMAAGTDLRIVTYTAAVGTTDAEKLDALRAACPEPGGGLAHAMSGRDAPS, from the coding sequence ATGGCTACGACGAACCACTTCGGCATCGCTCTGCGGGGGTGGCGCGAGCGCGTGTCACCGCGGGACAGCGGGCTGGAGGCGGGCGGGGACCGGCGCATCCCCGGGCTGCGCCGGAAGGAGCTCGCCCGGCTGGCCGGCCTGTCGGTCGACTACGTGGTCCGGCTGGAACAGGGGCGGGCCCGGAACCCCTCGGCCCAGGTCGTCACCGCACTGGCCAGGGCGCTGCGCCTCGAACCGTCCGAGCGCGACCACCTGTTCCGCTGCGCCCACCTCGCGCCGCCCTCGGCCGGGAACGTGTCCCGGCATGTCCCCGCGAGGGTGCACCGGCTGATGGGGCAGCTGGTCGGCAACCCCACCGCGGTGTTCGCCGCCGACTGGACCCTCATCAGCTGGAACGGGATGTGGAACGAGCTGGTCGGTGACCCACGGACGTACGGCTGGAGCGAACTCAACCTCGTGGCCGGCATGTTCCGGTCCAGTGACGGCCGGCGGCGGGAACCGATCGCGGCCTGGCCGGTGCGGTCCTGGGCGGGCGACGAGGTCGAGGAGGAGGACCTCGTCGCCGACCTGCGGCTGACGGCGGCCGCCCATCCCCATGACGCGCGGCTCGCCGCCTTCATCGACCGCATGCTGGACGACAGCCCGCGCTTCGCCCGCCTCTGGTCCAACGGCACCGCCCGTACCAACGTCGGCGACCGCAAGACCGTCGAGCACCCCCGGGTGGGGGACATCAACCTCGACCTCGACGTCCTGATGGCCGCGGGCACCGACCTCAGGATCGTCACGTACACGGCGGCGGTCGGGACGACCGACGCGGAGAAGCTGGACGCTCTGCGCGCCGCCTGTCCGGAGCCGGGTGGGGGCCTGGCCCACGCCATGTCGGGCCGCGACGCCCCGAGTTGA
- a CDS encoding alpha/beta hydrolase → MSRQQRQALDEMLRHGPLDLGGDVAQQRALFHDMMTSIPLPPDVSTTEGELGGVPVVTVETPENDPASVLLYLHGGAYVIGSAADAAGLAAEVSRRTGARAVCVDYRLAPEHPFPAAIDDALAVYRALLDDGIPSSAIAFVGESAGGGLVAATLVAVKDAGLPQPSSATVFSPWADLSVSGGSAVSKAAVDASLTPEGLRTRARDYLGTTDPTTPHASPVFADLTGLAPLFIQVGSYEILMDDAVRLAARAAEHDVHVELQVWPEVPHVFQAFAAMLDEGAAALDAAGAFIRTWWADGADADKPDEEVPAGAAS, encoded by the coding sequence ATGTCCCGGCAACAGCGCCAGGCCCTCGACGAGATGCTGCGGCACGGCCCGCTCGACCTCGGAGGGGACGTGGCCCAACAGCGCGCCCTCTTCCACGACATGATGACGTCCATCCCGTTGCCGCCCGACGTCTCGACCACCGAGGGCGAACTGGGCGGCGTACCGGTCGTCACCGTCGAGACACCGGAGAACGACCCGGCGAGCGTCCTGCTGTATCTGCACGGCGGCGCGTACGTCATCGGCTCGGCGGCCGACGCCGCGGGTCTGGCCGCCGAGGTCTCCCGGCGCACCGGCGCCCGCGCCGTCTGCGTCGACTACCGGCTGGCCCCCGAGCACCCGTTCCCCGCGGCGATCGACGACGCCCTCGCCGTGTACCGGGCGCTGCTCGACGACGGAATCCCCAGTTCCGCCATCGCCTTCGTCGGGGAGTCCGCGGGCGGCGGTCTCGTCGCCGCGACGCTGGTCGCCGTGAAGGACGCGGGCCTGCCCCAGCCCTCCTCGGCCACGGTGTTCTCCCCGTGGGCCGACCTGAGCGTGTCCGGCGGCAGCGCGGTGAGCAAGGCGGCGGTCGACGCCTCACTGACCCCGGAAGGCCTGCGCACCCGCGCCCGCGACTACCTCGGCACCACGGACCCGACCACGCCGCACGCCAGCCCCGTCTTCGCCGATCTGACCGGCCTGGCACCCCTGTTCATCCAGGTCGGTTCGTACGAGATCCTCATGGACGACGCCGTACGGCTGGCCGCGCGCGCCGCCGAGCACGACGTCCACGTCGAACTGCAGGTCTGGCCCGAAGTCCCGCACGTCTTCCAGGCGTTCGCGGCGATGCTCGACGAGGGCGCCGCCGCGCTCGACGCCGCCGGAGCCTTCATCCGGACCTGGTGGGCCGACGGCGCCGACGCGGACAAGCCCGACGAGGAGGTGCCGGCCGGGGCGGCGTCGTAG
- a CDS encoding cupin domain-containing protein, whose product MTMAYLAQPEQQQKLEWLDGGEFAVLLDAAATGGQLTVGRFSVAKGEAPPYHKHTREDEVFMLIKGSALLWCDDEEMELTEGGIVFLPRNVPHGYRITSDTADLLMICTPGGIEGMFRHAGRDLTTPRPEGFEISRDIMAEAADMYGQVIVGPPR is encoded by the coding sequence ATGACCATGGCCTACCTCGCACAGCCCGAGCAGCAGCAGAAACTCGAATGGCTCGACGGCGGCGAGTTCGCCGTACTCCTCGACGCCGCGGCCACCGGCGGACAGCTGACCGTGGGACGGTTCTCCGTCGCCAAGGGCGAGGCACCGCCGTACCACAAGCACACCCGTGAGGACGAGGTCTTCATGCTCATCAAGGGGAGTGCGCTGCTGTGGTGCGACGACGAGGAGATGGAGCTGACGGAGGGCGGGATCGTCTTCCTGCCGCGCAACGTCCCGCACGGCTACCGGATCACCTCCGACACCGCCGACCTGCTGATGATCTGCACGCCCGGCGGCATCGAGGGCATGTTCCGGCACGCGGGACGTGACCTCACCACCCCGCGCCCCGAGGGCTTCGAGATCTCGCGGGACATCATGGCCGAGGCCGCCGACATGTACGGCCAGGTCATAGTCGGCCCGCCGCGCTGA
- a CDS encoding TMEM175 family protein has product MDVSTDQELPSAGEDMEARAVSGDRLTFFGDAVVAIALTLLALELPVPEGKTNSELWHSATSHRESYLAFMISFVVIAAHWRSHHRVFRYVTATNSRLTALTMYWLLMLVVTPFATDVIGGEGAFQARFVFYATVQFLACLLFILMVREVPRDGLQRPGTPPELFTRAIRRLGMVALGFLVSIPVSLFTHWAYLCWIVVPLVDSVVDKRRDRTGQQALED; this is encoded by the coding sequence ATGGATGTCTCGACTGATCAAGAACTGCCGTCCGCGGGCGAGGACATGGAGGCCCGCGCGGTCTCCGGCGACCGGCTCACGTTCTTCGGGGACGCGGTGGTCGCCATCGCTCTCACGCTGCTGGCGCTGGAACTGCCGGTGCCGGAGGGAAAGACCAACTCCGAGCTGTGGCACTCGGCCACGTCGCACCGTGAGAGCTACCTGGCGTTCATGATCAGTTTCGTGGTGATCGCCGCGCACTGGCGCTCCCACCACCGGGTGTTCCGCTATGTCACCGCGACCAACAGCCGGTTGACGGCCCTCACCATGTACTGGCTGCTGATGCTGGTGGTCACCCCGTTCGCGACCGACGTGATCGGCGGCGAGGGGGCGTTCCAGGCACGGTTCGTCTTCTACGCCACCGTGCAGTTCCTGGCCTGCCTCCTGTTCATACTGATGGTCCGCGAGGTCCCCCGCGACGGCCTCCAGCGCCCCGGCACCCCGCCCGAGCTCTTCACCCGGGCCATCCGCCGCCTCGGCATGGTGGCACTGGGCTTCCTCGTCTCGATCCCGGTCTCGCTCTTCACCCACTGGGCTTACCTCTGCTGGATCGTGGTCCCGCTCGTCGACTCGGTCGTCGACAAGCGCAGGGACCGTACCGGGCAGCAGGCCCTGGAGGATTGA
- a CDS encoding alpha/beta hydrolase — MGDDPLLYQIRVCGHLGPTLLTAFPAFAPEQQGTETVLTGLLPDASALYGVLAEVEALGLDLLEVRRVRPPHNLSVRPVVRPDQPPPKGERSVSTEQQDTLDAILRQSALPVGSDVAEQRRLLSELTSAQPLPPDVTMTSTTLGGVPVAAITVDGVEPRHVVLYFHGGVYVLGDAAGAAGLASQVGRRTSAKVYSVDYRLAPEHPYPAALDDALATYEALLKDGIAASDIVLAGESAGGGLVVATLVNARDRGLPLPAAAYVMSPYADLTLAGASIDAKREADPLLSRELLEPRVTDYTAGQDPALGLISPVFADLSALPPLIIQVGSHEVLLDDAVRLAQQAAAADVEVTLEVTPRVPHVFQAYLPLLDEAAVALDRAGEFLSARLARR; from the coding sequence ATGGGTGATGACCCCCTCCTGTACCAGATCCGGGTCTGCGGCCACCTCGGTCCCACCCTGCTGACGGCGTTCCCGGCGTTCGCGCCCGAGCAGCAGGGCACCGAGACCGTGCTCACCGGGCTGCTGCCGGACGCCTCGGCGCTCTACGGCGTCCTCGCCGAGGTCGAGGCACTCGGCCTCGACCTCCTCGAAGTACGCAGAGTCCGGCCCCCGCACAACCTCTCGGTCCGGCCGGTCGTGCGACCGGACCAGCCTCCACCGAAGGGAGAACGTTCCGTGAGCACCGAGCAGCAGGACACTCTCGACGCGATCCTGCGTCAGTCGGCCCTTCCCGTCGGCAGTGATGTCGCCGAACAGCGGCGCCTGCTAAGTGAGTTGACGTCCGCGCAGCCCTTGCCCCCCGACGTGACGATGACGTCGACCACGCTGGGCGGTGTCCCCGTCGCCGCGATCACGGTCGACGGGGTCGAACCCCGGCACGTCGTCCTGTACTTCCACGGCGGCGTCTACGTCCTGGGCGACGCGGCCGGCGCCGCGGGTCTGGCCTCGCAGGTCGGCCGCCGGACCAGCGCCAAGGTCTACTCCGTCGACTACCGGCTCGCCCCCGAGCACCCGTATCCGGCGGCGCTGGACGACGCTCTCGCGACCTACGAAGCCCTCCTGAAGGACGGCATCGCCGCCTCGGACATCGTCCTCGCGGGAGAGTCGGCGGGCGGCGGACTCGTCGTCGCCACCCTGGTCAACGCCCGTGACCGCGGGCTGCCCCTGCCCGCCGCGGCGTACGTCATGTCGCCGTACGCCGACCTCACCCTGGCCGGGGCGAGCATCGACGCCAAGCGCGAGGCCGACCCGCTGCTGAGCCGGGAGCTCCTCGAACCCCGGGTCACCGACTACACGGCGGGACAGGATCCCGCTCTCGGCCTGATCAGCCCTGTTTTCGCGGACCTGTCCGCGCTGCCGCCGCTGATCATCCAGGTCGGCAGCCACGAGGTCCTCCTCGACGACGCCGTACGCCTCGCTCAGCAGGCGGCCGCCGCGGACGTCGAGGTCACGCTGGAGGTGACGCCCCGGGTCCCGCACGTCTTCCAGGCCTATCTCCCGCTCCTCGACGAAGCGGCCGTAGCGCTGGACCGGGCCGGCGAGTTCCTGTCCGCACGGCTCGCGCGGCGGTGA
- a CDS encoding LuxR C-terminal-related transcriptional regulator, with the protein MADGHRATPDLRAAADAGRSATRGRPGLIARRDLVAALDRAAEKQVTLVSAPAGSGKTSLLRTWAERPDQDRRIAFVSVRPGQRDGQLFWLALLDAVRAAAGGQGAGESSAVTPGSDGGAVMDKVLSEITASPKPFFLVIDDLHELGSAAAVEQLGTLLTSLPQGVHAIVATRRDPSLRLHKLRLAGELAEIRAAQLRFTEAETRELLTATKIVLPDPVAERLHQRTEGWAAGLRLAVLSLAGHPDPEKFVAEFSGSHRTVAEYLLAEMLERQPPHVQRLLLRTSLLDRVNGELADLLTGATGSERVLLDMEDANAFVVALDPGRTWFRYHHMFGDLLRLELRRTLPGNIPELHRLSARWFAEHAQAADAVRHLQAAGDWAEAGHLLADHTVSLTLDGQAATVVALLHAFPVRTGEERPELALVHANADLHQHRLDEAQAHLDIARSYADTSPPDRRHRLRLAIASLDLLLARLRGHFDAVFEQADALPSPTTGQSTTEVALAGDLRALALLNLGVTEAWSLRLDDSQRHLLEGAALAHDIGRTYLEVACLAHLGFASGNRSFAQVRRRCEEALALAERYGWGAEPVIVPAQVSFAGTLICTGEFEQGQQWLERARRATQSEGEPGVRLLVHLVSAMLPAARGQLHETLAELTTAEQVQAHMRGEHGLWSRVTAWTVATQARLGMLDEARATLVALGERRSATGEIRTAAAVIRLAEQDPAGARRELRPVLDGTAPVNSFLTPIEAHLLDALACRDLGDKHAAGTAVEQALNLAEADRMILPFAMTGAWELLETLPRRTSHAALVSDILDVVRGTGGPDRPSSVPAETLSPSELRVLRYLPTNLTRPEIAGELSVSLNTVNTHIRRIYAKLGAGDRSSAVQRGRELRLLSNGRG; encoded by the coding sequence GTGGCTGACGGACATCGCGCGACCCCTGACCTACGGGCCGCAGCGGATGCGGGCCGCTCGGCGACCCGGGGCCGACCCGGACTCATCGCCCGCCGTGACCTCGTCGCCGCCCTGGACCGTGCCGCCGAGAAGCAGGTGACACTGGTCTCCGCGCCCGCCGGCAGCGGGAAGACGTCGTTGCTGCGCACGTGGGCCGAGCGGCCCGACCAGGACCGCCGTATCGCGTTCGTGTCCGTACGGCCGGGCCAGCGGGACGGGCAGTTGTTCTGGCTCGCTCTGCTGGACGCGGTCCGCGCCGCGGCGGGTGGCCAAGGTGCGGGCGAGTCTTCGGCCGTGACACCCGGTTCCGACGGCGGTGCCGTCATGGACAAGGTGCTGTCCGAGATCACCGCGTCCCCGAAGCCCTTCTTCCTCGTCATCGACGACCTCCACGAGCTCGGATCCGCCGCGGCCGTCGAGCAGTTGGGCACGCTGCTGACCAGCCTTCCCCAGGGTGTCCACGCGATCGTGGCCACCCGCCGGGACCCGTCGCTGCGCCTGCACAAACTGCGGCTGGCCGGTGAACTCGCCGAGATCCGCGCCGCGCAGCTCCGCTTCACCGAGGCCGAGACCCGCGAACTCCTGACCGCCACCAAGATCGTGCTGCCCGACCCCGTGGCCGAGAGGCTGCACCAGCGAACCGAGGGCTGGGCGGCCGGACTGCGGCTCGCCGTGCTCTCGCTGGCCGGGCACCCGGATCCCGAGAAGTTCGTCGCCGAGTTCTCCGGCAGCCACCGTACGGTTGCCGAGTACCTGCTGGCCGAGATGCTGGAGCGCCAACCGCCGCACGTACAGCGGCTGTTGCTGCGCACCTCGCTGCTCGACCGCGTCAACGGCGAGCTGGCGGACCTGCTCACGGGCGCGACCGGCTCGGAACGCGTCCTGCTGGACATGGAGGACGCCAACGCGTTCGTCGTCGCCCTCGATCCGGGCCGGACCTGGTTCCGCTACCACCACATGTTCGGCGACCTGCTCCGGCTGGAACTGCGCCGCACGCTCCCCGGGAACATCCCCGAACTGCATCGGCTGTCCGCGCGCTGGTTCGCCGAACACGCCCAGGCCGCCGACGCCGTCCGGCATCTGCAGGCGGCCGGCGACTGGGCCGAGGCGGGGCACCTGCTCGCCGATCACACCGTCAGCCTCACCCTGGACGGACAGGCCGCAACCGTCGTCGCGCTGCTGCACGCCTTCCCGGTCCGCACCGGCGAGGAACGCCCCGAGCTGGCCCTCGTGCACGCCAACGCGGATCTGCACCAGCACCGCCTGGACGAGGCCCAGGCACATCTCGACATCGCCAGGTCGTACGCCGACACGAGCCCACCCGACCGCAGGCATCGGCTGCGGCTGGCGATCGCGTCCCTGGACCTGCTGCTGGCCCGGCTGCGCGGGCACTTCGACGCCGTGTTCGAACAAGCCGACGCCCTGCCGTCCCCGACCACCGGCCAGTCCACCACCGAGGTCGCGCTCGCCGGCGACCTACGAGCCCTTGCCCTGCTCAACCTGGGCGTCACCGAGGCCTGGTCGCTACGGCTCGACGACAGCCAGCGGCACCTTCTGGAGGGCGCCGCGCTCGCCCACGACATCGGCCGCACCTATCTGGAGGTGGCCTGCCTCGCCCACCTCGGATTCGCCTCCGGCAACCGTTCGTTCGCCCAGGTCCGGCGCCGCTGCGAGGAGGCCCTGGCGCTGGCCGAGCGGTACGGCTGGGGCGCCGAGCCGGTCATCGTCCCCGCGCAGGTCTCCTTCGCCGGGACGCTGATCTGCACGGGCGAGTTCGAGCAGGGGCAGCAGTGGCTGGAGCGTGCCCGGCGCGCCACGCAGTCCGAGGGCGAGCCCGGCGTCCGACTGCTGGTGCATCTGGTCTCCGCGATGCTTCCGGCGGCGCGGGGTCAACTCCATGAGACCCTGGCCGAGTTGACCACCGCCGAGCAGGTGCAGGCACACATGAGGGGCGAGCACGGGCTCTGGTCCCGGGTGACCGCCTGGACGGTGGCCACCCAGGCCCGCCTCGGCATGCTCGACGAGGCTCGGGCCACCCTCGTCGCCCTCGGCGAACGGCGGTCCGCCACCGGCGAGATCCGCACCGCGGCCGCGGTGATCCGCCTCGCCGAGCAGGACCCGGCGGGCGCCCGCCGCGAACTCCGGCCGGTCCTCGACGGCACCGCCCCCGTCAACTCCTTCCTCACCCCGATCGAGGCCCACCTCCTGGACGCGCTCGCCTGCCGCGACCTCGGCGACAAACACGCGGCGGGAACGGCCGTGGAGCAGGCGCTGAACCTCGCCGAAGCGGACCGGATGATCCTGCCCTTCGCGATGACCGGCGCGTGGGAACTGCTGGAGACCCTGCCGCGGCGGACGTCGCACGCCGCTCTGGTCTCCGACATCCTCGACGTCGTCCGCGGAACCGGCGGCCCGGACCGGCCATCGTCGGTACCGGCCGAGACCCTCAGCCCGAGCGAGCTGCGCGTCCTGCGTTACCTGCCGACGAATCTCACCCGCCCCGAGATCGCCGGCGAACTCTCGGTCTCGCTCAACACCGTCAACACCCACATCCGACGCATCTACGCCAAGCTCGGTGCCGGTGACCGGTCCTCGGCGGTGCAGCGCGGCCGTGAGCTGCGGCTCCTGTCGAACGGCCGCGGCTGA